Within Phreatobacter oligotrophus, the genomic segment GGGACGAGGAAGAGGTCGTGGAGCGGGCGAACAACACGCCCTATGGCCTCGCCTCCTATGTCCAGTCGGGCTCCATCGAGAAGGCCCGCAAGGTCTCGGCGCGGATGCGCGCCGGCACGGTCTACATCAACTATCCCGCCTGGGACGCCGGTGCGCCCTTCGGCGGCTACAAGCAGTCGGGCAACGGCCGCGAATATGCCGATTTCGGCCTCGCGGAGTTCCTGGAGATCAAGGGCACGGTCGGCTACGGCGCGGCCTGAGACACGAGGGGGCGGCCCGCAAGGCCGCCCCTTTCGTCTTCAGTAGAGATTGGTCGTGTAGGCGGCCTCGAGCCGCTTGTCGGTCGCACCCGCATCGACGCCGGCAATCTGGTCGGCCAGGACCACGCCCAGCGTCGGGAAAGCGTCCCGGCCCACCTTCTTCTCGGGATTCCAGAGGTCGGCGCGCAGGATCGACCGGCCGCAATGGAAGTAGACCTGGTCGATGGTGATCTCCATGGCGGAGCTCGGCACGATCGTGCCCTTGATGGCCATGGACTGCAGCACCGCGGGATCGGTGACGATCCGCGCCCGGCCGTTGACGCGCAGCGTCTCGTTGAGGCCGGGGACGAAGAACAGCAGGCCAACCTCGGGACGCGCCAGCACGTTCTGCAGCGTGTCGAGGATGTTGTTGCCGCGCCGGTCGGGCAGCATCAGCGTGTTGTCGTCGACGACATGGACGAAGCCCGGCGCATCGCCGCGCGGCGAGCAGTCCGTGCCGGTCTCGCTGGTGCTGGCGATGGTCAGGAAGGGCGACAGCGCGATGAAGCGGCGGCAATGGGCATCCAGCCTGTCCCGGATCTTGCGGGCCGCAGTCTCGCCCGGCTCGCCATAGAGGTCGCGCAGGGTGCCGGTATCGGCGATGACGGGGGAAGGCTCGCTCATGGCTGTCTCCTCGGATCGCGCCTCGCGGCGCCGCAGAGTGCGGGCAGACAACAGCCAATCGCCGCAAAGCGCCAGTGGGGGTTGCGCAGGGCGCCCCTTCGCGTCGCTGCAGGATCGCGAAAGCATGCCGCGGGAACCCGTCATCGGTTCGGGATCCGCAAGGCTTGCCGGCTCACGGTTTCGCGACCATTGATCACGGATGTGCGATTGTGCACGGATGCAATATTAAGACGGCATTCATCATTGCATTTTCTCAAGTTCGTGATTGGCAAGTGATCGGGCGAAGGTCCATCTGTCTCCCTGTCGACGGCGGACACCTCCCGCCGACACCAACCTTCCGCAGGCGACGCGTGTCCCGATATGCCGCCCGCACCTCAACCGATCAGGAGATCATCATGAACTTCCGCACCCTGGCTCTCGCCGCCCTCGCCATCGCTCCCCTCGCCACCGGCGCCCTCGCCCAGGAGGCTGGTTCGCCCTTCGCTGGCTCGCCGGAGCGTGACATCGTCAACACCGCCTCGCCCCGCGAGTTCACCGCCCCGCGCGTGACCTATCGTTCGGCCAACCGCGCCGAGCAGGTCGATGCGACCCGCGCCTATGACCGCGCCAACGTTCCGGAGTCCTTCTCCTCCGCTGGCCAGTAATCGCGGGCTCAACGCCTGACATGGAAAAGCCGGGGCTCGCGCCCCGGCTTTTTCGTGCGTCGACCGACATGGTCGCAGGGCGGCAGAATCCCCGGGCGGCCGAAGAGGATCTGCGCCGGGACAGTCAGGCGAAGGGGTGACGGGGAAGAATGGTACAGCCGCCCCGGCTCGAACGGGGGACCTCCAGAGCCACAATCTGGCGCTCTAACCAACTGAGCTACGGCTGCACGGCCCGGAGGGGCAAGCCCTGCGAGCGGCGCGCAACCTAGTCCGAAGGGTTCGGCAATGCAAGGCGCGCGCGACGCATTTTCGGAAGGCCCGGAGAAAATCGCAAAGCCTTGAACGGCCAAGCGGATTCACCGCCTCACATGAAAAGGCCCGGGCCGAAGCCCGGGCTCAAGGTTCTGGCCGCGGCTGCAAGGACGCGGCCCGGGGAGAACAGGGCCTCCTCGCGAACGAGGAGGCGAATGGCTCAGGCCGTGGCGGTCTTGAGGACCTTGCCGACCTTCTCCTTGACCGGCTCGATGGTCTCGGTGGCGGTCTTCTGGGCGAGGGCGGTGAGATCCTTGCCCTGGGTCTGCATGGTCTCAAAGGCCTTGCGGACGAAGGCGGTCTGCAGCTCGATCACCTCGGCGAGCGACTTGGCGCCCATGAGGTCGCGGGCATGGTCGAAGCTCGCGTTCATGTTGGTGCGGGCGGCCTCGAGGCTCTTCAGGTGGAAGTCCTTCATGCCGGCGGAGGCGGTGACGTAGGTGTCCTCGACGAGGTCCGTGGTCTCCTCGGCGGCGGCCTTCATCTTGGCGTAGCCGTCCTTCATCTGCGCCACCGCCTTGTCGGCGGCCTCACGCATGGCGGCCGGGACCTCCATCTTGGAGAGGTCGAAGGCAGCGCCGTCGAACTTCGGCATTTCAAACTTGGGCATCTCGAACTTCGTCATGTCGAAGGTCGGGAAGGGGAAGACCTGGGCGGCGGTGGCCGGCTTCTCGGTCTTGGGGGCTTTGGCAGCCTGGCTCATGGTGGGCAATCCTCGCGGGGAGCCTTGGCTTTGTAGCCACCGGTCCACTTCCCCGCAGGAGCCGGGCCGGCGCCGGGAGGCAGCGGCGCCGCCATCCCAATGCCGGTTCCTTTAGCAAAAACTGTTGTGCGTTGCAACAAACTATTGCATCGCACAATTCATCAGACCGGTTCCGAGGAATCCGGCCGGCTGCGCTTGGCGGCCTGGCCCAGTTCGCGGGCCTGCTCCTCCATGGTCTTCAGCTGGTCTTTCAGGAATTGCTGCTGGATCTCCATGACCTCGGCCATGTCGCGCGCCTGGACGAGGCGCTGGGCATGTTCGAAGCTCGCGGCCACATTGGTCTCGGCGAAGGAAATCGCCTTGCGGCCGACTTCCTGGGCATTGGCCTGCACCGTCCCGGCGGATGTCTCCATGGCCGAGACCGTGCGTTGCGCTGCGCCGACAAAGCCGTCGAAGGCCTTGCGCGCCTGTTCGACGCTCTTTTCGGCGAACTCCCGCATTTCCTGCGGGATCTCATAGCCGCCAGGGGCCTTGCCGCTCATGCAAACCTCCCGAATCGCTCACGGTCGCCTGCCGCAGGGGCATCCTAAGCCCCGGTCGGCGGCGGACGAAAGCCTCCGGAAGGACTACGCACGAGGCGGGCTTGTGGATGCAATGGAACTTGCGGCCGTGGCGGCGCCCTGCTCGGCCAGCTGAGCCCTGAGCAAGGCGAGCTCCGCCATGACCGCGTCGAGCCGCTGGGCCATGTCGGCGGGCGGACCGGCGGACGTGGCACCGCTGGTCTCGGCGGCATCGGTGTCGAGCGCCGTCACCACCACGCCGATGAAGAGGTTGAGCGCCATGAAGGCGGAGACCACCATGAACAGGATGATGACGAACCAGCCGAAGGTGAATCCCTTCTCGGTGAGCGGCTTGACGATGCCGTTCGACCAGTCGTCGAAGGTCATGGCCTGGAAGAGGGTATAGGCCGAGGCCCCGAGCGAGCCGAACTGGTCGGGCAGGGCCTCGCCATAGAGCTTCGTCACCACCACGGCGAAGACGTAGAAGATGATGCCGAGCAGCAGGCCGATCGAGCCCATGCCGGGCATGGCGGCGATGAGGCCGCCGACCACGCGCCGCAGCGAGGGAATGGAGGTGATCAGCCGGAGGACCCGCAGGACGCGGAGCGCGCGCAGCACCGACAGGCTATCGGTGGCCGGTATCAGCGCGATGGCGACGACGAAGAGGTCGAACAGGCTCCAGGGGTCGCGGAAGAAGGCGCCGCGGCGCACCGCGATGCGGGCCACGAGCTCGGCCACGAAGATGGCAAGGATCACGGTATCGATGGCGACCAGCGTCGATCCGAACTGGCTCATCGCCGTGGGGCTGGTCTCCAGGCCCAGGGTGACGGCGTTGATGATGATCAACGCGATGATGAAGCGCTCGAAGCGCGGGTTTTCGATGAGGCGGCGCAACGTGTCGATCATGACGCGGCGAGGGGCTCGGAGGTTCTGGAGGGGACGCAGGTGACCGGCTACCACGGACCCCTTGACTGCCGCCACGGAACAGATGTCACAGGTCATCACGCGTCGCGGGCAGGGTTAACCCTAATCGGCGGTTGACGCTCGGTGAGCCCGGTCGCGCCGTGGACCTTTCGGCTCTGTTCCGACACAATCCATCAACACATCCTTCACCAATGGGTCGCGCCCGTCGCGCCGGCCCATCGTCCTGTCCACGGGATCGACCGCATGACGTCTTCGTTCCCCAGCCTGTCCACGATCCTGTCGGAGCCGGAGGTCGCGCGCCTCGTGGCCGAGCCGGGTCCGTGGTGGCTGTGGACGGCGGATGCCTCCCGCCTGGTGGCGGCCAACACGACAGGCGCCCGCGCCATGGGGGCGACCGGCGTCGGCCCGGCGCTTGAGCGCGCCTATTCGACCAGCCACGCCTTTGCCGGCCAGGTGGCCCGGCTCGCCCCGACCCTGCCGGCCGATGGCACGCCCCGCCACGAGCGGCTGCGCATTGCCGGCCGCTTCGGGTCGGAGAGCGTCACGGCGGAGGCCTTCCGGCTCCGCGCCGGGGATGTCGGCCTTCTCGCGGTCCGCATTCCCGCGCTTCGCCGCGGCACGCCGCGCGAGGCGGTGCTCGGCTTCGTCGCCGACCTGCGCGTTCCCGCCCTCGCCTTCGAGGCGGACGGCACCCCGCTGGCCTCGAGCGATGCCTCCCACCCCCTCGCCGGCGCGGCGCTGCGCGACCTCGTCGGCCCCGCCCATGAACCGCTGACGGCGCAGCTCGCAGCCGACGGCCGGGCCGTGGTCCATCTCGTCAATGGCCCCATGGCCATCATCGCGGTGCCCGGCACCGGCCTGCTGCTGGCGCTGCCTGCAGCGAATGTCGCCGACGAGGCGCCGACGGGCCTCCGGCTCGTTGCCGGAGCGCCGGAGGCACCGGCGCAGGAGCCCGCCCCGTCCGCAGAAGCGCCGGTGGTGGAAGAGACGGTGGTGGAAGAGCCCGCCGCACCGCAGCCGGTCGTCGCCGAGACTGAAGCCACCGAGCCGGTCGCCGAAGAGCCCGTGATCGAGGCTCCGGCCCTGCAGGAAGCCCCGGCGGTCGCCGCGGAGCCCGCGACCCTGGCCGAGCCGCCCGCCGCCGATACGATCGTCGACGAACCGGCCGTCGTGGCCGAGACCATCGCCAGCGCCGAGCCTGCGCCCACCGACGCGGTCGTGGCCGATGTGCCTTCCACCGATGACAATGTCGCCACGGCCGCCGCCACGGAGGAGCCGGAGGAGGACGCCTCGCTCGCGCCGCCGCAGCGCTTCGCCTGGAAGATGGACGGCGAGACCCGCTTCCACGGGATTTCCCCGGACGAGGTCGCCGGTCCCGCCGGGCTGACGCTCGACGAAGCCGTGGCCCGCTTCGGCATGGACCCCGATGGCGCCCTCAGCCGCGCCGTGACCGCGCGCCGCCCCTTCAGCGGTGTGCCCGCTCTCTGGCCGCTCGGCCAGGGACGCCGCCGGCTTGCTGTGACGCTCGCGGCCTTCCCGGCCCTGCGCGACGGCAGCTTCCAGGGCTATGCCGGCTTCGGCCTGGTGGTCGAGGAAGCCGCGCCCGCCCCCCGCCCTGAGACAGAGGTCGCCGAGGCCATCGAAGCGGCCGAGCAGACCACCAGTGATGAGGCTGCGATTGCGGCCCCGGTGGTGACCGAGACTCTTGCCGATGCGCCGATGCCGGAGACTCCGGCCATCGCCGAGACGGCGCTAGAGGCGACGCCCGAGGCAGCGGTTGCGGAGACCGAAACCGCAGACGAGACGCTCGACGCCGAAGCCGCGGACCAAGAGACCCCGTCTGCCGAGGTCCCGACGCCCACGGCCGATCTGGCGACCGCGCCCGATGAGCTGGT encodes:
- a CDS encoding aldehyde dehydrogenase family protein; this encodes DEEEVVERANNTPYGLASYVQSGSIEKARKVSARMRAGTVYINYPAWDAGAPFGGYKQSGNGREYADFGLAEFLEIKGTVGYGAA
- a CDS encoding pyridoxamine 5'-phosphate oxidase family protein; this translates as MSEPSPVIADTGTLRDLYGEPGETAARKIRDRLDAHCRRFIALSPFLTIASTSETGTDCSPRGDAPGFVHVVDDNTLMLPDRRGNNILDTLQNVLARPEVGLLFFVPGLNETLRVNGRARIVTDPAVLQSMAIKGTIVPSSAMEITIDQVYFHCGRSILRADLWNPEKKVGRDAFPTLGVVLADQIAGVDAGATDKRLEAAYTTNLY
- a CDS encoding phasin encodes the protein MSQAAKAPKTEKPATAAQVFPFPTFDMTKFEMPKFEMPKFDGAAFDLSKMEVPAAMREAADKAVAQMKDGYAKMKAAAEETTDLVEDTYVTASAGMKDFHLKSLEAARTNMNASFDHARDLMGAKSLAEVIELQTAFVRKAFETMQTQGKDLTALAQKTATETIEPVKEKVGKVLKTATA
- a CDS encoding phasin gives rise to the protein MSGKAPGGYEIPQEMREFAEKSVEQARKAFDGFVGAAQRTVSAMETSAGTVQANAQEVGRKAISFAETNVAASFEHAQRLVQARDMAEVMEIQQQFLKDQLKTMEEQARELGQAAKRSRPDSSEPV
- a CDS encoding ion transporter; its protein translation is MIDTLRRLIENPRFERFIIALIIINAVTLGLETSPTAMSQFGSTLVAIDTVILAIFVAELVARIAVRRGAFFRDPWSLFDLFVVAIALIPATDSLSVLRALRVLRVLRLITSIPSLRRVVGGLIAAMPGMGSIGLLLGIIFYVFAVVVTKLYGEALPDQFGSLGASAYTLFQAMTFDDWSNGIVKPLTEKGFTFGWFVIILFMVVSAFMALNLFIGVVVTALDTDAAETSGATSAGPPADMAQRLDAVMAELALLRAQLAEQGAATAASSIASTSPPRA